The following are from one region of the Rhodopirellula sp. P2 genome:
- a CDS encoding FG-GAP-like repeat-containing protein produces MKSGDLQAAWENAQEVLITHQDDPQALEEIASIAFAVDQKQIAVDLLMDATRKSEFASAAQVQRTVVGLISIGRVMDAIELLSTAVQQVPTQHESRRLLFDLWTGLGDRFAALPHGQALVQQRQIDQDLLLGISNTRARVFEIESMVAMVDRHAGDNRPWLAHAEWLFDRGQFAEAEDVLQKILKQDPGFAPAQILLGRTLIGQAKWEHLESWQSSLDAECTDRWEYWSVMGDWASEKGHIESAARCFWEGTQRNAMVMQLWQKLARAIRESSVLQPENTHDSPWSTDLLDSIQERITLLERLHQAEQQIVKPSGKNVETYLELTETHAALGRLWEAEAWAALGIRQLQPASSELTQARQQVLGQLHRQTPWQIRERQPALQLDLGELPAVEFSFASKNAVTDRDWTATEWTTPQLRNEAIERGLDFFGRTSDALDQPGILLSNTLGCGGGALDLDLDGWSDLVLAAAGGHPGQNDSSSNGWFRNLDGQFISMTKHAGTIDQAFGQGIAVGDANSDGFPDVLSLNYGVNQLWINQGDGTFQESSDRFLSAYQNWSTSGAIADLDGDGLADMVVVNYCDGFDPSTNACTTAGGTITRACAPTRFPAGADEFWKGLPDGRFVEVSSRWSAQPDILGRGLGLLIGSIDSQAGLDIFVANDMTPNHYYSSQSTGDDDLRLRESAMISGLATDANSNAQGSMGIACWDCDGDERLDLLVTNFEREYNTLHSQYRDGLWKDATPASGLVTPTWPMVGFGCQAIDFGNDSRAELVVTNGHTDFPVDEEEIWYAQPFQLFRQTEWREFDLVQDDLGDEYFSKEHVGRALWVLDVNRDGKQDFVVTHQTEPVALMMNQTQTEHSWIRFELRGTHSATDAIGAKVKTRYGNRFTVSAVTAGDGYLCSNERTVHIGLGDYRGTVDVTIEWPDGSTQSYQGLSTKSEWMCVQGQPPFLCTH; encoded by the coding sequence ATGAAGTCTGGCGATTTGCAAGCAGCATGGGAGAACGCTCAAGAGGTGCTGATCACGCACCAGGACGACCCTCAAGCACTCGAGGAAATTGCGTCGATCGCGTTTGCCGTCGACCAGAAGCAAATTGCTGTCGACTTGTTGATGGATGCGACTCGCAAGAGCGAGTTTGCGTCCGCGGCGCAGGTGCAACGCACGGTTGTTGGGTTGATTTCAATTGGTCGGGTGATGGACGCGATTGAGTTGCTCTCAACCGCAGTCCAGCAAGTACCGACGCAACACGAATCACGACGCTTGCTGTTTGACCTATGGACAGGATTGGGGGATCGGTTCGCCGCGTTGCCTCATGGCCAAGCCCTGGTGCAGCAACGGCAGATCGATCAGGACTTGTTGCTGGGGATCAGCAACACGCGGGCGCGAGTCTTCGAAATCGAGTCGATGGTCGCGATGGTCGATCGGCACGCTGGTGACAATCGACCTTGGTTAGCTCACGCCGAATGGCTTTTTGATCGAGGCCAGTTTGCCGAAGCGGAAGACGTCCTGCAGAAGATTCTCAAGCAAGATCCCGGGTTTGCTCCCGCCCAAATCTTGCTGGGACGGACGCTGATTGGTCAAGCAAAATGGGAGCATTTGGAGTCTTGGCAAAGCAGTCTGGACGCGGAGTGTACCGATCGATGGGAATACTGGTCGGTGATGGGAGATTGGGCGTCTGAAAAGGGGCACATCGAATCAGCGGCGAGATGTTTTTGGGAGGGCACTCAGCGCAACGCGATGGTGATGCAGCTGTGGCAAAAGTTGGCGAGGGCGATTCGCGAGAGCTCCGTTTTGCAGCCCGAGAACACTCACGATTCGCCGTGGTCAACTGACCTTCTCGACTCCATCCAAGAACGTATCACTCTCCTGGAACGTTTGCACCAAGCCGAGCAGCAGATCGTGAAGCCGAGCGGGAAGAACGTTGAAACCTATCTTGAACTCACGGAAACGCATGCGGCGTTAGGAAGATTGTGGGAAGCGGAAGCCTGGGCTGCTCTCGGGATCCGTCAATTGCAGCCAGCCTCTTCGGAACTGACCCAGGCTCGCCAACAGGTTCTTGGGCAACTCCACCGGCAAACACCGTGGCAGATCAGAGAACGACAACCGGCGTTGCAACTGGACCTGGGGGAGTTGCCTGCCGTCGAATTTTCGTTCGCCTCAAAGAATGCTGTGACCGACCGAGACTGGACTGCGACTGAGTGGACGACTCCTCAACTTCGCAACGAAGCGATCGAACGCGGGTTGGACTTTTTTGGTCGAACCTCCGATGCGTTGGATCAACCGGGCATTCTGTTGTCAAACACGCTCGGTTGTGGCGGTGGGGCGTTGGATCTCGATTTGGATGGTTGGAGCGATTTGGTCTTGGCGGCCGCCGGTGGGCACCCTGGGCAGAATGATTCTTCATCCAATGGCTGGTTCCGAAATCTCGACGGTCAGTTCATTTCAATGACCAAGCATGCAGGGACGATCGACCAAGCGTTCGGTCAGGGCATTGCCGTTGGTGATGCTAATTCGGATGGCTTCCCGGATGTTTTGTCGCTCAACTATGGCGTCAATCAGCTTTGGATCAATCAGGGAGACGGAACGTTTCAGGAGAGTTCTGATCGTTTTTTGTCCGCGTACCAGAATTGGTCGACCAGTGGGGCGATCGCTGATTTGGATGGCGACGGTCTTGCCGACATGGTGGTCGTGAACTATTGCGATGGGTTTGATCCAAGTACCAACGCCTGCACGACAGCGGGCGGTACGATCACACGGGCGTGTGCGCCGACGCGTTTTCCCGCCGGGGCGGATGAGTTCTGGAAAGGACTGCCAGACGGTCGGTTTGTCGAGGTGAGTTCACGCTGGTCCGCCCAGCCTGATATTTTGGGAAGAGGTTTGGGGCTGCTCATCGGATCGATTGATTCGCAGGCAGGTTTGGACATTTTCGTAGCCAATGATATGACCCCCAATCACTACTACAGTAGCCAGTCAACCGGCGATGACGATCTTCGTTTGCGTGAATCCGCTATGATCTCCGGATTGGCAACCGATGCCAATTCCAACGCGCAAGGTTCCATGGGGATCGCCTGTTGGGATTGTGACGGCGACGAGCGATTGGATCTCTTGGTGACCAATTTTGAGCGAGAGTACAACACGCTGCATTCGCAATATCGGGATGGTCTTTGGAAAGATGCGACCCCAGCGAGCGGACTTGTCACGCCAACCTGGCCGATGGTTGGCTTTGGATGCCAAGCCATCGATTTCGGCAATGACTCGCGCGCCGAACTTGTCGTCACCAACGGGCACACTGACTTTCCTGTCGATGAGGAGGAAATTTGGTACGCCCAACCGTTTCAACTATTTCGTCAAACGGAGTGGCGGGAATTTGATCTTGTTCAGGATGACTTGGGGGACGAATACTTTTCGAAAGAACATGTGGGACGCGCCCTGTGGGTCCTCGATGTGAACCGAGATGGGAAGCAAGATTTTGTTGTGACTCATCAGACGGAACCGGTTGCGTTGATGATGAACCAAACCCAAACAGAACATTCTTGGATTCGTTTTGAATTGCGAGGCACCCACTCGGCCACCGACGCCATCGGTGCAAAAGTGAAAACGCGTTACGGCAATCGTTTCACCGTTTCAGCCGTCACTGCCGGCGACGGATATTTGTGCAGCAATGAACGAACGGTTCACATTGGTTTGGGCGATTATCGCGGCACAGTGGACGTGACGATTGAATGGCCGGATGGATCGACACAGTCCTACCAAGGACTGTCAACAAAGTCAGAGTGGATGTGTGTCCAAGGGCAACCACCGTTTTTATGCACGCACTAG
- a CDS encoding DUF1559 domain-containing protein, with the protein MKLNASRRGFTLVELLVVIAIIGVLVGLLLPAVQAAREAARRMSCSNNFKQLGLALHNYHAAYNKLPMQATGTFDTHTATPEFWRTGNGANHYRLSILVGLTPFIEQQAIWEQVTNPMVGRTDETTNCPGGSNTCPWPAMGPTPNQLQYIPWATQLPSLRCPSDPGGGLPSLGRTNYAACLGDSGAGSIWLGVRPYNYANKPGSGDFQRSRAAHRGVFVNGDQLSFKDILDGLSNTICMGEIASDIGDQDKRTRPLTGTSLQPEDAPQECLQFVASDRPQFWNPTAPIDNGAGNGRGFRWASSYTVYSAITTNLPPNRELCTTQNYAEQVTLPPSSRHQGGVHVLMADGAIKFITESIEAGNLDNPMVRNGGNAANNNQPGAKSPYGLWGALGTRASKETIEMDF; encoded by the coding sequence ATGAAACTCAATGCGTCTCGACGTGGATTCACGCTCGTCGAATTACTGGTGGTTATCGCCATCATTGGTGTGCTCGTCGGGTTGTTGTTGCCAGCGGTTCAAGCGGCGCGTGAAGCAGCCCGTCGAATGAGTTGCAGCAACAACTTCAAACAACTTGGCTTGGCACTTCACAACTACCACGCTGCGTACAACAAGTTGCCGATGCAGGCCACCGGCACCTTCGATACACACACCGCCACTCCTGAGTTCTGGCGAACCGGCAATGGCGCCAACCACTACCGTCTGAGCATCCTGGTGGGCTTGACTCCCTTTATCGAACAACAGGCTATTTGGGAGCAGGTCACGAATCCAATGGTGGGTCGAACCGATGAAACCACGAACTGCCCTGGCGGTTCCAACACGTGCCCATGGCCTGCAATGGGACCGACCCCCAATCAGTTGCAATACATTCCTTGGGCTACGCAACTTCCATCGCTACGATGCCCCAGCGATCCGGGAGGCGGTCTGCCGTCGCTAGGCCGAACCAACTACGCAGCCTGCTTGGGCGATTCGGGGGCTGGATCGATTTGGCTAGGTGTTCGCCCCTACAACTACGCCAACAAACCCGGTTCAGGTGATTTCCAACGTTCGCGTGCCGCCCATCGAGGCGTGTTTGTGAACGGAGACCAGTTGTCCTTCAAAGACATTCTTGATGGATTGTCGAACACGATTTGCATGGGCGAAATCGCCAGTGACATTGGTGACCAAGACAAGCGAACCCGGCCGTTGACTGGCACTTCACTGCAACCAGAAGATGCTCCCCAAGAGTGTTTGCAATTCGTCGCGTCGGATCGGCCACAATTTTGGAACCCCACTGCTCCCATCGACAACGGCGCTGGAAATGGGCGTGGTTTCCGGTGGGCCAGCTCCTATACCGTTTATAGCGCGATCACAACCAATTTGCCGCCAAACCGTGAACTGTGCACCACGCAAAACTATGCGGAACAAGTCACGCTTCCACCATCAAGCCGACACCAAGGTGGCGTCCACGTGTTGATGGCGGATGGGGCCATTAAGTTCATCACCGAATCCATCGAAGCGGGAAATTTGGATAACCCAATGGTCCGCAATGGTGGGAACGCAGCGAACAACAACCAACCCGGTGCTAAAAGCCCGTACGGCCTGTGGGGTGCGTTGGGAACCCGAGCAAGCAAAGAAACGATCGAAATGGATTTCTAA